In the Vanessa cardui chromosome 10, ilVanCard2.1, whole genome shotgun sequence genome, one interval contains:
- the LOC124533210 gene encoding uncharacterized protein LOC124533210, which yields MSPAASFAQRWARDNLTREATPEEILNLELFPITCDGDEEEAAKRARRYYTSRGPGGLSDLWHKRHPDDEDILSSCQDVYIVPLRTRSVGGKRVTIVCLPAPTALDRPLSARALLARWLMILDIRLREDPTPGEEIVFIDVSDLQPSHLKNHFRGSYWKDFMRCMKTAYPTRFTEVHVINTHRLKAMTLLLLHIGLYPWRRKIVHVHSHAEHINEAMGADFFSLEGLPYEYGGKAGAMKDLNDEWTKKLLLNSKWLQLEERKYYETELKPEIKYRTRHKSVRNLHRNASYDMLTRTHSCRSLQRQGDLDEEIHGDYRTLKVADKQFYV from the exons ATGTCTCCAGCAGCGTCGTTTGCACAACGATGGGCTCGCGACAACCTGACAAGAGAAGCAACACCTGAAGAGATCCTGAACTTAGAACTTTTTCCAATCACCTGCGATGGAGATGAGGAAGAAGCTGCTAAAAGAGCCAGGAGATACTACACATCTAGAGGACCCGGGGGTCTATCAGACCTCTGGCACAAGAGACACCCAGACGATGAGGATATCCTGTCCAGTTGCCAAGAcgt ATACATAGTACCATTGCGCACACGCAGCGTCGGTGGTAAGCGAGTGACCATCGTTTGCTTGCCCGCGCCCACGGCCTTGGACCGGCCCTTGTCTGCAAGGGCTTTGTTGGCGAGGTGGCTGATGATATTAGACATAAG ATTACGTGAAGATCCAACTCCCGGAGAAGAAATAGTGTTCATAGATGTTTCTGATTTACAACCATCACATCTCAAAAATCATTTCCGGGGTTCATATTGGAAAGACTTTATGCGGTGTATGAAG ACGGCTTACCCCACCCGGTTTACCGAAGTACACGTAATTAACACGCATCGTTTGAAAGCGATGACGCTTCTACTTCTGCATATTGGCTTGTACCCATGGCGACGCAAGATCGTCCACGTTCATTCACACGCGGAACACATCAATGAGGCAATGGGCGCGGATTTCTTCTCTCTTGAAGGTCTACCGTACGAATACGGTGGTAAGGCTGGAGCTATGAAGGACTTGAATG acGAATGGACAAAAAAACTGCTATTAAACTCTAAGTGGTTGCAATTAGAGGAACGTAAATACTACGAAACCGAGCTAAAACCGGAAATCAAATATCGTACACGACACAAAAGCGTCCGGAATCTACACAGGAATGCGTCATACGACATGCTCACGCGCACACATTCGTGCAGGTCACTACAGAGGCAAGGTGATTTGGATGAAGAAATACACGGTGATTACAGGACTTTGAAAGTGGCAGACAAACAGTTCTATGTGTGA